The Streptococcus viridans genome contains the following window.
CGACAGTCTTCGAGCCAACGTCTAGTCCCATAATTCTCATTAGAGATCGATCCCTTGCCCTTTCAAGTAGTAACGAACCAATTCTTCAACAATTTCATCTCGTTCGTACTTACGAATTTGGTTGCGAGCGTTGTTATAACGAGGTACATAAGCAGGATCACCACTGAGTACATAACCAACGATTTGATTGATTGGATTGTAGCCCTTCTCATCCAAAGATAAGTAGACATCCTTTAATGTATCACTAATTTCTTTACGGTTTGAATCGTCAAGATTAAAACGTACTGTTTCGTCTGTAAATCCCACAATACCACCCTCTTTCTTTATATTCATACTATTATATCATAATTTCCATACTTTCTCAAACGAAAATTACTGATTTCATGGGCTTTCTTGGACTTTTTATCACTTGTTTCCGAAAACAATCTGCTATATTTTTTCAATGACTTTATTTTACTTCTTTAAAGCCATTCTTTTCCATGTTTTTGATGAAGAGCGTTGGAGAATAGGTCTTGATCATTTTGCAAATTTCTCCCAAGTCTTCGCTGTTTTTAATGTCATCGAAGTCTACTTTATCAGGGTCAATCTCAATCTCAGAGACCATTGCTTCACCTGTCCAATCTGATGTCACGGTGATTCCATCGTAGTCTCTCAATTCATCAATGCCACCTTCACCTTCGTAACCTTCGATCAAGGCTTGCTTGGCACCTTCTTTATCATCCTCAGCATCAATCATCTTCTTGATTTCAGCTTTGAATTCATCCGACACATGAGTCGCTAGTTTGATGGAAACTTTTTTGTATTTCTTTCCTTGGTAGGATACGGTCACTGTGATTTCCTGTTTACCTACCACGTCAACCTCATCAACATCTCTGTCAATCTTAAAGGTCCGAGTGATGACGCTATCTTTCGATAGGGAGTTGCCCCCTTTTGATTGAGAATTCCCACAACCTACCAAGACAAGCAATCCAGCAACGACCAGTAATAGAAATTTTTTCATGTTTTCTCCTTATTCTTCTTTTGCTCCATTACGGAGTAGATTATTCATATACTCTGTTGGTGTCAACTTCAACAAATCTGCAATATTAGCCGATTTGAAGTACTCTAACTCAACCGCTTTTTTAGTATCCAACTGAGTGAAGTCATAGGTGATGACCGTTTGGTATTCATTTTCATTTGGTACGGTCAGTTCAATGGTAAAGCCTGGAAGAGTCCGTGCCTGTTGGAGTTGTTCATCCTTGTCCATCGACTCCACCATCAATCGTTGGGCTTCTTCGAGGCCGACCTCTTGAATGGCTTTTTTCAATTCATCACTAGCAGGAGTGGTATTGGTCATGACCAATTTTTGTAATTGTTCCCCTTGATAGGTGATGGTCTGCTCTTGGCGAATACCTTTCTCATCTGTTGGAAGAACAAAGTGTTTGGTAAAGACTTGCTGCTCTTCTGCCTTCTCTAACAGATTTCGATTTTCTTTATTGAATGATTCAATTTTAGCACTGTTGGATTTTTGAACACTGGAAGAGTCGGTTTTCCCTTGTTTCTTCTGTCCACAAGCTGTCAGCGTCAGGAGCAAGACTCCGAGACAAATAAGCTTCTTTTTCATGTTTTCTCCTTTGATAAGCTTCTATAAAAGGGATTTTCCCCACAGAAGTATTGTACCATAGAATGCCCCGCAAAAACATTCTTACAACCATTTTTTCGTGGATTCTTTGGCCAGATACAAAAGAAAAAGTCGAGATTTTGACATCTCGACTCTTCTCAGTAGCTCAATGTTTGGCTACTTGTTCTTATAGGGCTGCTCTTAAGCGAGCCTCCGCATTTTCAACATTTCGTACAGAACGTGGTAAAAAGGCCCGAATATCATCTTCCTTATAACCAACTTGAAGTCGCTTGTTATCCACTAGGATAGGACTTTTCAAGATTCGTGGTGTTTCTAAGATGATATCGATGACTTCATTCATGCTGAGGTCTTCAATATCGACACCTAGATTCTTAGCGTATCGGTTTTTTGAAGAAACGATACTTGCAATGCCATTTTCTGTTTTGGTCAAAATATCGAGTAATTCTTCTTTTGTAATCCCTTCTTTACCAAGGTTTTGTTCTTTATAGATCAACTGATGAGCATTTAGCCAAGTTTTGGCTTTTTTACAACTCGTGCAACTTGAAACTGTGTAAATTTTAATCATGCATGCACTCCTTTCGCCACACGATAATAACATTGTAGTATATTATACCATAAAAACCATCAGTCTTTCGACCTATTTTAAAAAAAATTACTCTTCAATCTCAATGGCATCATCAAGATCTAGTGTTACTTCTTCAAGAAGTGGGCTTTCAGCTACTTCATCTTGTGCAACTACAGCAGTGTCATCATCGATCAAACCGAAGCGCACGCGCACTTGGTGGTCAATCTCATCAAAAATTTCTGGATGGTCTGCCAAGTACTTCTTAGCATTTTCAGAACCTTGGCCGATCTTCTCACCGTTATAAGAATACCAAGCCCCTGCTTTTTGGATCAAATCAAGGTCTGTTGCAATTTTTAGCAATTCGCCTGTACGTGAAATTCCTTCTCCGTACATGATTTCAACCATGGCTTCTTTGAACGGTGGAGCCACCTTGTTCTTCACAACCTTAATCTTGGTTTCCTTACCAACGTTGGTATCTTTTTGGTCCCCAGTACCTTTGATTTGAGTATTTCCACGAACATCTAGACGAACAGAAGCGTAGAATTTAAGGGCACGACCACCAGGTGTGGTTTCTGGATTCCCAAACATGACCCCAACTTTTTCACGCAATTGGTTGATAAAGATAGCAATGGTCTTGGTCTTGTTGATTGAAGCTCCAAGCTTACGCATAGCCTGGCTCATCATCCGCGCTTG
Protein-coding sequences here:
- the recA gene encoding recombinase RecA; the protein is MAKKQKKLDDISKKFGDEREKALNDALKLIEKDFGKGSIMRLGERAEQKVQVMSSGSLALDIALGAGGYPKGRIIEIYGPESSGKTTVALHAVAQAQKEGGIAAFIDAEHALDPSYAAALGVNIDELLLSQPDSGEQGLEIAGKLIDSGAVDLVVIDSVAALVPRAEIDGDIGDSHVGLQARMMSQAMRKLGASINKTKTIAIFINQLREKVGVMFGNPETTPGGRALKFYASVRLDVRGNTQIKGTGDQKDTNVGKETKIKVVKNKVAPPFKEAMVEIMYGEGISRTGELLKIATDLDLIQKAGAWYSYNGEKIGQGSENAKKYLADHPEIFDEIDHQVRVRFGLIDDDTAVVAQDEVAESPLLEEVTLDLDDAIEIEE
- a CDS encoding IreB family regulatory phosphoprotein produces the protein MGFTDETVRFNLDDSNRKEISDTLKDVYLSLDEKGYNPINQIVGYVLSGDPAYVPRYNNARNQIRKYERDEIVEELVRYYLKGQGIDL
- a CDS encoding SP0191 family lipoprotein, giving the protein MKKFLLLVVAGLLVLVGCGNSQSKGGNSLSKDSVITRTFKIDRDVDEVDVVGKQEITVTVSYQGKKYKKVSIKLATHVSDEFKAEIKKMIDAEDDKEGAKQALIEGYEGEGGIDELRDYDGITVTSDWTGEAMVSEIEIDPDKVDFDDIKNSEDLGEICKMIKTYSPTLFIKNMEKNGFKEVK
- the spx gene encoding transcriptional regulator Spx, with product MIKIYTVSSCTSCKKAKTWLNAHQLIYKEQNLGKEGITKEELLDILTKTENGIASIVSSKNRYAKNLGVDIEDLSMNEVIDIILETPRILKSPILVDNKRLQVGYKEDDIRAFLPRSVRNVENAEARLRAAL
- a CDS encoding SP0191 family lipoprotein gives rise to the protein MKKKLICLGVLLLTLTACGQKKQGKTDSSSVQKSNSAKIESFNKENRNLLEKAEEQQVFTKHFVLPTDEKGIRQEQTITYQGEQLQKLVMTNTTPASDELKKAIQEVGLEEAQRLMVESMDKDEQLQQARTLPGFTIELTVPNENEYQTVITYDFTQLDTKKAVELEYFKSANIADLLKLTPTEYMNNLLRNGAKEE